The Clostridia bacterium genomic sequence ACTTTATCAGCGGCAATTGAGATCGGCCACCAGCTATCAACAAGCACTAAGCTGTGGCCGTTTGGAAGACAAGTTGCCCAACCAAGAAGGGGTGTAGGATGAAGCGGTTATTTGGGCTGGCCTCTTTGGTCTTGGTAGCCTATATCTTCTTCTTATTTCAACCGTCGGAAATGTTGAGCGAGCGCCAACCTGGAGAGCAGGTGCCGGTTACCTCCCAGCAGCAAAACTTGATGCAGGATCTTACCCAGAATCAAACCTTAGTCTCAAAACTGCTGTTGGCTTCGGTAGTTGTTGAGGGCGAGCTTTCCCGAGAGCGCCAAGGTAACTACATCTATTATAGGACCTCCGATGGCACTGGTTTCAATATATCGCCCAGCGGAATTATCGTTACTGCTTATCATGTAGTCAAAGATGTCCGGCCCGGGACTATTACCATCCAATTTCGGGGGCGACCGAAACAAAGTGCCCGGCTGATCAAGGCTATTCCCGAGCATGACATAGCTATTCTCGAGCTAAGCCGGCCTCGCTCCGGCCTGCCCTACCTTAAACTGGCTGATAGGAGTGTAGCGCCCATGGATATAGTTTGCTTGGCCGGATACCCGGAAAAAAAAGGAATACTGGTGGAATCTGGTATAGTGAGTTATGTCAACTTAACCATACCGGTGAAGATGCAGGGCCAAAATCAATTGGAAGTTGGGACCTTTGCCATTGGAGCTCAAGCCTATCCGGGTATGAGCGGTGGCCCGGTAGTTAATTCTAAGGGGGAAGCGGTTGGGGTCCTGGTGGCTGCCGGTACCGATCCTCGTCGGATCGAGTGTTATGCAGTTCCACTTGAAGCGGTGGGGACGATCGTCAAAAGGCTAGCGGCATGATTACTAGCAGGGGTAATAGCTGGCAATCGTAGAAAGGAGCAAGGTGTAGTACGGGCTGCTTTGCACTGTTCCCATATCTGGGGCTGCGGCCAATCGAACCATTTTGGTGCGCATTTCTGGGGTTGGCCATGGTAATTGCTGAGGCTACGGTTAGGCTAATATTTAGCAGGCTTCGTGCTATGAACGAACGACACTAATTGATGGTGGTGCTTCATGATGGTAAACGGTAAAGGGAAAATAGTAATCGTGGGTGGAGTAGCGGCTGGTGGTAGTGCCGCTGCTAAAGCTAGGCGGGTCAATGAGGCGGCTGAAATCGTTGTCTTCGAGAAAGGAGGTTATGTGTCTTTTGCCAACTGTGGGTTGCCTTATCATATAGGCGGACAAATCAAGGACCGCGACGAATTGTTCCTGGTTACGCCAGAACGATTTTGGGAACGGTTCCGGGTCAACGTACGTACTAACTGTGAGGTTGTGAGCCTCGATAGGACCCGGCATACGGTTAGGGTGTATGACCTCAACCAGGATCGTGAATACGAGGAGAGCTACGATAAACTGATTCTGGCACCAGGGGCCCGGCCAACCAGATTGCCGGTACCCGGTACCGACCTCGAGGGAATTTTTACCTTGTGGTCTGTTCCCGATATGGATGCTATCCTGCGTTACATACAAGTACAAAGGCCGGAGCGGGCTTTGGTGGTAGGGGCAGGGTTTGTAGGACTAGAGATGGTAGAGGCGCTGCTTGACCGGGGTTGCAAGGTAGCGCTGGTTGAAGCGCTGCCGCAGGTGCTCCCGGTTCTAGATGAGGAAATGACCCTACCCCTAGCTAGGCACCTGGAAGAACTAGGGGTTGACGTTCTACTGGAGACCAGGGTAGAACGGTTTGAGCCTTGCCAGGGCTTGGGCGGGGCTCGCGAGCCTAGTGACAGGGCTAGAGTGGGGAGCGCAGTATTGGACGATGGGACTGTGCTGCCATGCGAGTTAGTAATCTTAGCTGTGGGAGTTAGGCCTAACACTGATTTGGCTAGGGCAGCCGAGATCGCCTTGGGGGAGCACGGTGGCATCCTGGTAAATTCGAAAATGCAAACTAGCGACCCGGATATCTACGCCGCTGGCGATGTGGTTGAATCCAAGCATTGGATAACCGGACAAAGGGTATGGGCCCCGCTAGCAGGTCCGGCCAACAAGCAAGGCCGAGTAGCAGGAGCCAACGCAGCCCTAGCCCTGCTAGGGGTAAAGGATGAAAGCCTTTACTTGCATTTTCAGGGAACCCTGGGGACCACGATTATTAAGGTGGGAAAAATGACTGCGGCCAAGACGGGCCTCAGCGAACGGGAGGCCAGGCGGGCTGGACTTAGGTATTATGTATCCTATACACCTTCGCCCGACCATGCGACTTACTACCCCGGAGCTGAGATCATGATGATCAAGACCTTGTTTAGCCGGGATGATAGCCGAGTATTGGGAGCACAAATTGTTGGCACCAAGGGAGTTGACAAGCGTATCGATGTTTTGGCCACGGCTATCCGTGCCCAGTTTACGGCCGAGGATTTAGAGCAGCTGGACCTGGCTTACGCTCCACCCTATTCTTCCGCCAAAGATCCGGTAATAATGGCCGGGATGGTAGGAGCCAATATTGCCAGGGGAGATATGGAGGTTATCACCCCTGGCGAACTGCGAGATTGGCTCAGGGCGGCCGGGGTATTCAAGTCGGATCAGAATCGCCAACAAGTAAACGCCGAGTCCTTGCCGCAGATCGTGGATGTGCGTACTCCGGACGAGTACCGACACGGTAATATTCCCGGGTCTGTAAACATACCGCTGGAACATTTAAGGGAGCGGTTGGGCGAGCTGGACCCCAACCAACCTACGGTTGTTTACTGTTTAATTGGTTACCGGGCATACCTTGCCTACCGCATCCTCAAGCAACACGGGTTCAAGTCCATTAAAAACTTGAGCGGAGGGATGCGGGCTTGGTCGATGCGTCTGAAGGATAAGTAAGGGCAATATCGTTCCTAGAGATTACCGGCCCTACGGTGCGATCAAGGATAAACTGGATTACCTCCAATGCGTCAGTGCTAAGATACACCATGGCATTAGGTTCCTTATGCAGCACGCCGAAGTAGTCGGCAATTGATTGACCGCGGGTGAGGTCACCGTAGGTACAAATCTCCACATATAGAGGTAGAGCTTGGCCCCATTCCGGGTGAATGACTAGGGCAATAGCCAAGGCATCGTTTACCACACAGCCGTCAAGCCCTTCTCGTTCTCGGTGAAAATCGACATAAAAGCGTACTAGCTGGCCGAGGAATTGTGCGGCGGAATTGTCCTTGATGCTAACTAGTTTGCTTACCAAGGCTTGGCTAAATATTATTTTTCTGGTTACGTCCAAACCTACCATCCGAATGGGAATGCCGGAGGCAAACACTGCCTGAGCCGCTTCTGGGTCAGCCCAAAAGTTGAATTCAGAGACCGGGGTAATATTGCCTGGCGCCAGGGCTGAACCGCCCATGAGGATGATTTCTTTGATCTTTTTTCTCATTAAGCTGGGGTTGAGCCCCAAGGCTAGTGCCAGGTTGGTCAGTGGACCCAGGGCAATCACAGAGAGCTGGCCTTCTGAGGCCTCAAGCATGTGTAGCATAGCTAAAGGCCCAGGAACGGCAGGCACTGCCACCCGACTGGGGACTTTAAGATATCCCAGCCCGGTATCGCCATGGGTCTCCTTGGCAACTTGAGCCGGACGGCTGAGGGGAGCAGAGGCTCCTTGGTAAACAGGTATGTCACCTTGGTTGTCTGGGCGAAAAAGGCTCAGGATGTAGCAAGCGTTTTGGAAAGTGTTATCAACAGTATTGTTGCCAAAGCAGGTTGTCACCCCGACGATCTCAAGCTCAGGGGAACGCACTGCTAAAGCCAATGCCACAGCATCATCAATTCCCGGGTCGGTATCAATAATAACCTTAATAGGTAAGTTCACTGCCAATTCCCTCCTCCTCTGCGTGCTTACCTTTCGGCGGCGACAATCAGCTGTACCCAAAGCCACCCGGGTCACACTCCGTCCTCGGCCTCGGTCCACCAGTGAGAAGTCGACCTTGTCAGCGGTAGCCTTTGGGTGAAGTCGATCAAATTTCGCTCGGCCAGGCAGGTTTTTTCATTACCTAGTTGTGCGGCTTGCCGCATGAGGGATTCCTCCATGCTGTTCGAAAAAGGCTTCAACTTCTTTTCTTGTAGGCATTGAGGTTTGAGCACCGGGGCGAGTGGTGCTGAGGGCGCCAGTAGCATTGGCAAACGATAAGGCCTCTAAGACATCTTGGCCCCTAGCGAGGGCGGTAGCCAACCCACCGGCAAACGCGTCGCCGGCTGCGGTCGTATCGATGGCAGTCACGGCATATCCCTTAACCCACTTACACCCTTGGTCCCAAGCCACCACGGCACCGTTGGCACCTAGCTTAATAATGGCAACGGGAAACCCTAGTTGGCGAAGGCGAGATACGGCCGCCAGAGCCTCTTTTGGTTCCCCCACTGGTTGCCCGAGCAGAATTTCAGCTTCATGTTCGTTTGGAGTTATTATGTCAACTAATTGAGCTAGTTCAGGCGCGAGAGGCCGAGCTGGAGCTGGGTCAAGAATAACCGTCAACCCCTTTTCTTTAGCTTTGCGGGCGGCATAGAGTACTGTTTCCTGCGGTATTTCCTGCTGCAGCATCAAAATCCGAGCTTCACCCCAGGAAGCGGCTGTGGCATCGATATCATCAGGGCTCAGGTGGGCATTAGCCCCGGCAACGACAATAATGCGATTCTCTCCAGTAGAATCTACTTCAATGAGCGCAGTACCCGTAGGCGCTTCGTGTTCTACTATGATAGAACTGGTATTAACTCCGGCCCCTGAAAGGCTAGCCAGCAGCTGCCGGCCAAAGGCGTCATCGCCTATTCTCCCCACCATCGCTACCGTGGATCCCAACTTACTTGCAGCTAAGGCTTGGTTAGCCCCTTTCCCTCCGGGAAACATGCTAAAGCTGTCGCCGTACACAGTCTCTCCCAAAGAAGGGAGGCGGGGAGCTACGACTACTAGGTCCATATTAAGGCTTCCGACTACGATTATATCAGGGCTCAACAAGTTGACCACTCCTTGAGGTTCGGTGACCGACTTCTTAGCGGTTACCACTTTGGTCGAAATTTATAATTCGACTGGGATAACCAGTTTTTCCTTCTTTTGAACCACTACTGCATCCATCTTTTGTAGTTGCAGTTGCCACCATGCTTTGGCCGCTTATTCCGCTTGCTCTTACATTTTTCCCATTTTTCTGGCATAGGGGTGGATTTAAGTGCTTACTTTTGTTAGAATTGGCTTAACCAGAGAGACTTCAGTTTGGTGGGGTGTAACGCAGAGGAGTTGAGAGGATGGTCGAAGCACGGGTAGAAGATCAGATCTGGCAATTCTGGCGGTTGGTAAGAAAACATGGCGGAGGCTTTCTGGAGGTAGCTTCTAAAGGGCCTGATGGTTTTTTGGTTCAAGGTCTTCTGTCCTGGGATGACTTCTGGGTGAGGTTGCCAATTTTGAAGCGCCGCAATGCTCGTAGGGAGGACATTTACTGTCGATTAAAGAGCGGCCAAGTGACTGTAATTGATGATGCCATGGTTCCCGAGGGAGTCATATTGCAGACTAGTTGGGATCGCTGCCAAAGTTTGGTAGTTCTGGATCGTGAGTTGAGTACCGAAGAGAAAGCCCGGCTTCAAGAGAGCCTGACTAAGCGGTATCGGGGGACTCCTCCCCGTTTTGATGGTGAGCCTTGGTGCCGTTTGCCCGGATTTATAAACTGGAAGCCGGAGCATGAACGCGATGGCAAGTTTCCCGAGGTAGTCATTATTAAAGCCAATTGGGAAGTACTTTCAGTTCCCACCATTTGGAGCGGCAGCCCACAGCGAAAACGTTGGAGCTACTTGGGTCAGGGGAGGGATTCCACCTCATCAGCCTTGAGGCAGCGCCTCAAGGAGGAGAGGCGGGCGGCAAATAGTACACAGTGGAGAGATTTTGCTACCACTGACCTTGCTGTTAGCGACTTACGGTATGCTTGCCACCTTATTCGCATGGGGCTGTCACGCCAAGAAGTGGTAGAAAGGTTGCGCCAGGAAAGCCCCAACCTAGCTGAACGTTTTGGAGTTCATGCTGATGATTACTTGCAGCGGACTGTGAACAAGGCCATTATTCATGTAAATGGGATGCTCCCTGTCTGATCATTCCCGATCGTTCTTTACCTGGCTGTGGAAGATGGCCGCTAAGCTCAGAGGGCGAGGCCTGGTTGTCCGGATCCGGTTGATGATCTGTTTTACTCCTCTGGCTTTGCTGGCTGCTTGGCCTGCAAGTTCAACCTGTTCGCGATCCTTTGCATGGCCTTGGAGAGTTACAGTACCCTTGGTAGTTTTAGGATAGACCTTAGCGGTATTAAGACGGGGATCGGCTCCTAGTTCTTGGGCTACCTCCGTGTCAATGTCTGCATCGCTAACTTGTCCATCGGTGCTGATGGCGACACTGTTTTCTACGCTTTTAACCCCAGGGATAGATTTGACTAAATCAGTGAGTCGTTCTTTTTCTGCTAGAGCATCTACTATGCCAGTGAGCAAAACATGTCCGTCTGTTACCTCGGCGTTAAGTCCGTAGCCTCGAAGGTCCTTGTCGCTATTTAGCAGGGCCTGGATGCGGTCTTGTAAATCTCCCCCCAACTCCCGGTTGTGGTTCTGGCGCGCCTTTCTCTCCCAGTCCACAAGCCCCGTCTTATAAGCAATGCTGCGCTTTACGTCTTTTTGGTTCCCATGGGGCATACTAATAAGTTGGGCTTTTTGGGATTTGTATTCCCTAGGCTGAGGGTGACCAGAAGGTCGATGCTGGTCTCTTCCGGTTCGTTGTGGCACGAGAATTACCTCCCGTATTGACCTTTTTCTTTATTTATTATTGTGCCTAAGAGGTTAGCCAAAAATCCGATCTAATAAAGTTTCCCTGCCCCCCTGGCCCTCTGGGCTTTCCTCTTTTTATGATTGCATAATTATGCATCTGGATGTATAATTATCGAGTATGGAGCTGGGCAGGGCCTAAGACATTGTCACTAATTGGAGGCGAAAACGTGATTCAGGCTGGAATCATAGGGGCAACTGGGTATACCGGGGCCGAGTTGGTTCGGCTCCTATGCATGCACCCCGAGGTACAAATACAGCTAATAAGCTCACGAAGTCATGCGGGGAAAAGGTTGGCAGAACTATACCCTAACCTCAACGGGTATGTAGACTTAATTTGCGAGCCCGAGGCTACCCTGGAGATGCTTTGTGGCTGCGATGTTGTTTTCATCGCTCTGCCTGCAGGGCATGCAGCAACCATAGTAAAAGGTATTGCCAGTTGGCAAGCAAAGGTGGGCCAGGATGCAGGTGGGCTAGCTCCAAAAGTCATCGACCTAGGAGCTGACTTTCGTTTGCGGGATCCGCAAGCCTATCAGGACTGGTACGGGATGACCCATGAGGCGCCAGAGTTTCTCTCCCGTAGCGTTTACGGGTTGCCTGAAATCCACCGGGACAAAATTGCTCACGCTGATCTAATAGCTAATCCCGGTTGCTACCCAACCGCTACCATCCTGGGGTTATTGCCCGGCCTTCGAGAAGGAATCCTAGATCTAGATTCTATAATTGTGGATGCTAAATCAGGCGTCTCTGGAGCCGGGCGAGAACTGCGCCTTTCCAGCCATTATGTAGAAGTGAATGAAGGCATTCACCCCTACCAAGCCGGTCGGCATCGTCACACTCCTGAAATCGAGCAAGAACTTGAGGCTTTGGCTGGCCGAAGCTTGACCATTACTTTTACCCCCCACTTGGTGCCCATGAGCCGGGGGATACTGGCAACTATTTATGCCCAACTTAAGGAACCAATTGGCAGTAAGGAACTTTGGGAAATCTACTATTTGCATTACCAAGACGAGCCTTTTATACAAGTTCTGCCAAAGGGACACTGGCCTCACACCCGCTGGACATATGGGTCCAATATGGTGCTGGTGGGATTAACCGTTGACCAACGCACGCAGCGGGCCATCATAGCAGTTGCCATTGATAATTTAGGCAAGGGGGCTTCTGGCCAAGCTGTACAGAATATGAATATTATGTTTGGCCTACCGGAAACCACCGGTCTGCTGATGCCGGGGCTGGTGCCTTGATCAGGTGTTCAAATTAGGGTGTAACTAGGGGGAAAGGCTAAGACTATGGCGATGGAACCAGAAGTGGAGATCATGTCACCAGAATTTGTTTTCGTTCCGGGGGGAGTAACTGCTGCTCGCGGGTTTAAAGCTGCCGGCGTCCATGCAGGGTTGAAGAAGAGTGGCAAACCGGATTTGGCACTGATTTACAGCCAAACCCAGAGTCGGGCAGCAGCGGTATTTACGCAAAACCTTGTCCAAGCCGCTCCTATCACCATCACCAAGAAGCACTTGGATGATGGTCAGCTCCAGGCAATTGTAGTTAATAGCGGTAATGCTAATGCCTGCACTGGAAAAGCTGGTTTGGAAGCGGCGACCACTATGGCTGATGTGGCAGGAGCGGCCCTTGGTATTCCTGCCTCCCTGGTGGGCGTAGCTTCCACGGGGGTTATCGGGGTGCCGCTACCGGTAGATTTGGTGGTCAGTGGAATAAAACTAGCTGCAGCCCAGTTAAGCGATACCGGGGGAGAGCAGGCGGCTCAAGCTATCCTCACTACTGATACTTTTGTCAAACAAACCGCGGTTCAGGTGAGCGTGGATGGAAGGCTAGTCACTGTCGGGGGAATGGCCAAGGGGTCGGGCATGATCCATCCCAACATGGCTACCATGCTGGCGT encodes the following:
- a CDS encoding FAD-dependent oxidoreductase, which encodes MVNGKGKIVIVGGVAAGGSAAAKARRVNEAAEIVVFEKGGYVSFANCGLPYHIGGQIKDRDELFLVTPERFWERFRVNVRTNCEVVSLDRTRHTVRVYDLNQDREYEESYDKLILAPGARPTRLPVPGTDLEGIFTLWSVPDMDAILRYIQVQRPERALVVGAGFVGLEMVEALLDRGCKVALVEALPQVLPVLDEEMTLPLARHLEELGVDVLLETRVERFEPCQGLGGAREPSDRARVGSAVLDDGTVLPCELVILAVGVRPNTDLARAAEIALGEHGGILVNSKMQTSDPDIYAAGDVVESKHWITGQRVWAPLAGPANKQGRVAGANAALALLGVKDESLYLHFQGTLGTTIIKVGKMTAAKTGLSEREARRAGLRYYVSYTPSPDHATYYPGAEIMMIKTLFSRDDSRVLGAQIVGTKGVDKRIDVLATAIRAQFTAEDLEQLDLAYAPPYSSAKDPVIMAGMVGANIARGDMEVITPGELRDWLRAAGVFKSDQNRQQVNAESLPQIVDVRTPDEYRHGNIPGSVNIPLEHLRERLGELDPNQPTVVYCLIGYRAYLAYRILKQHGFKSIKNLSGGMRAWSMRLKDK
- a CDS encoding N-acetyl-gamma-glutamyl-phosphate reductase → MIQAGIIGATGYTGAELVRLLCMHPEVQIQLISSRSHAGKRLAELYPNLNGYVDLICEPEATLEMLCGCDVVFIALPAGHAATIVKGIASWQAKVGQDAGGLAPKVIDLGADFRLRDPQAYQDWYGMTHEAPEFLSRSVYGLPEIHRDKIAHADLIANPGCYPTATILGLLPGLREGILDLDSIIVDAKSGVSGAGRELRLSSHYVEVNEGIHPYQAGRHRHTPEIEQELEALAGRSLTITFTPHLVPMSRGILATIYAQLKEPIGSKELWEIYYLHYQDEPFIQVLPKGHWPHTRWTYGSNMVLVGLTVDQRTQRAIIAVAIDNLGKGASGQAVQNMNIMFGLPETTGLLMPGLVP
- a CDS encoding BON domain-containing protein, whose product is MPHGNQKDVKRSIAYKTGLVDWERKARQNHNRELGGDLQDRIQALLNSDKDLRGYGLNAEVTDGHVLLTGIVDALAEKERLTDLVKSIPGVKSVENSVAISTDGQVSDADIDTEVAQELGADPRLNTAKVYPKTTKGTVTLQGHAKDREQVELAGQAASKARGVKQIINRIRTTRPRPLSLAAIFHSQVKNDRE
- a CDS encoding trypsin-like peptidase domain-containing protein, whose amino-acid sequence is MKRLFGLASLVLVAYIFFLFQPSEMLSERQPGEQVPVTSQQQNLMQDLTQNQTLVSKLLLASVVVEGELSRERQGNYIYYRTSDGTGFNISPSGIIVTAYHVVKDVRPGTITIQFRGRPKQSARLIKAIPEHDIAILELSRPRSGLPYLKLADRSVAPMDIVCLAGYPEKKGILVESGIVSYVNLTIPVKMQGQNQLEVGTFAIGAQAYPGMSGGPVVNSKGEAVGVLVAAGTDPRRIECYAVPLEAVGTIVKRLAA
- a CDS encoding nucleoside hydrolase, whose translation is MAVNLPIKVIIDTDPGIDDAVALALAVRSPELEIVGVTTCFGNNTVDNTFQNACYILSLFRPDNQGDIPVYQGASAPLSRPAQVAKETHGDTGLGYLKVPSRVAVPAVPGPLAMLHMLEASEGQLSVIALGPLTNLALALGLNPSLMRKKIKEIILMGGSALAPGNITPVSEFNFWADPEAAQAVFASGIPIRMVGLDVTRKIIFSQALVSKLVSIKDNSAAQFLGQLVRFYVDFHREREGLDGCVVNDALAIALVIHPEWGQALPLYVEICTYGDLTRGQSIADYFGVLHKEPNAMVYLSTDALEVIQFILDRTVGPVISRNDIALTYPSDASTKPASLRSSF
- the rbsK gene encoding ribokinase, which gives rise to MDLVVVAPRLPSLGETVYGDSFSMFPGGKGANQALAASKLGSTVAMVGRIGDDAFGRQLLASLSGAGVNTSSIIVEHEAPTGTALIEVDSTGENRIIVVAGANAHLSPDDIDATAASWGEARILMLQQEIPQETVLYAARKAKEKGLTVILDPAPARPLAPELAQLVDIITPNEHEAEILLGQPVGEPKEALAAVSRLRQLGFPVAIIKLGANGAVVAWDQGCKWVKGYAVTAIDTTAAGDAFAGGLATALARGQDVLEALSFANATGALSTTRPGAQTSMPTRKEVEAFFEQHGGIPHAASRTTR